The genome window AACGCGTCTTCAAACTGCTTATTTACCGAATTTGCAGGCGCGCTCGCAGGGGCACCGGTCATCTCGTTTGAGGATCTTGTTTGCGCCGCAAAAAGCATGCTCGCCGCAACAATCAAACAAAGTAAAATTTTTCTCATTTGGGCTCCTTTTTATGAGGTATCAGTTTAAATTTTAGCCCTTTTTGATAAACATAAATGAAATTTTAACTAAACTTGCCGAGCCTCACTCTCGTCGGCGCCCAAATTTAGAGCCCGTACGGCTATTTTGGCAAGATTTTATTCATCGCAAAACCGCAAAATCGCCCCGTGACGCCATCTCTGCGATATGAAAACAACTCTTGCATTTCAAACGTACAGCGCGGATCAAACTCCGCTCGCCCTACGCCAAGCGCGGCAAATTCGTCCCGCAAGGCCGTCTCCATGTCAAATTTGCCATCTTTTTTATAGCGGTTAAACTCGCCAAGATCAAGCTCTCCCACCTCGTAGTTTCGCGCCTTGATATTTGCGCCGACGAATACGCGCAGATCGCTCGCCTCGCAGCCAAACTCGCTTTTCATCAGACTGAGTGCATTCGTGCAAATTTTACCCGTTACGCCCGCTCTGCCCGCATGCACGACGGCAACCACGCCCCGCCTCTCGTCCGCGATCAAAACGGGCGAACAGTCGGCGACCAAAATGCAAAGCGTAACGCCTCTAAGCGCCGTTATCACGCCGTCGCAAGACGGCAGCTCATCCCCTAAATCTCGCAAAATTTCCACGCGATTTGAGTGAATTTGACGCATAAATTTTAGATTGCGAGACGTAATACCAAGCGCAGCGGCTAAAATTTCGCGATTTTTAGCTACGTTTGCGGGCAGGTCGCCGACGTGATCACCCAAATTTAGCCCCTCGTACGCGCCTTCGCTCACGCCGCCAAACCGCGTCGTAAAGCCAAGCTTCAAGCGCTCGCTTTCAAAAACTACGTCTAAAATTTCCCGCTTCATTTTCGCTAAATTTAACCCATCAGGCCTAATAAAGACTCGCGATATGCTGCGACTCGTCCCAGCTGATCTCGCTTTTTCCGTCATTTTTGGCACCGCGGCCAAACTCCAGCTGCCTAGCTACGTAGCGCGCGAGCAGGTCGCTCTCCACGTTTACGCGGCGTCCCGGCTCAAACTCACCAAACAAGCTCTCGCGAAACGTGATCGGGATGATCGTGAGGCGCACGCCTGCGGGCAAAACTTCGTTGATCGTGAGGCTCACGCCCTCGACCGCGATGCTGCCTTTGTTCGCCATCAAAGGCATGACGCCAGAGGGCAAATTTATATAAAAATCGACCCCGTTTTCGCGCCGCTCGATACGCGCGACCTCGCCGATAGCGTCTACGTGGCCTTGTAGTAGGTGCCCGTCCACGCGGTCAGCTAACCGCATCGCTGGCTCAATATGCACGCGTCCGCGCAGATTTTCCGTCGCGATGTGCGCTCTAGTCTCGGCGCTAAGCTCCACGCTAAAGCCGTCTGCGTGCAGCTGCGTCACGCTAAGACAAGCGCCGTTTACCGCGACGCTATCGCCTAAATTTGGGCGGTATGCGGCTTTTAGTCGCAGAGTATTTTGCGAATAGCTCGCAACCTGCGCGATCTCCCTAATCAGTCCGTTAAACATTTTTCGTCCTTAAATTTTGAGCTATTTTATAAAATTTAGCCTCAGAACGGGCTAAATTTGCCGCCCAAATTTTACAGCTCGCTTTTTACCGCGGCGCAAATATGCAAAACCAGCAGAGTAATCACCCAAAGCTTGATCAAAATTTAATACACTTTAAAAATATTTAAGATAAAATAATCGCCAAATAATAATCATAAGAAACGATAAACTTGAAAAAATCACGACTAGGCCTACTCGAGACCGATATTTTAGACGTTTTGGATCAAAACGAGCTTGCTAAATTTAACCGCGAGTTTCTGGCCAAAGGCGCTACGATCTACGCCGAATCCATCAAAGTCGTGATACTTAAAAGCGGCTCGGGCAAGCTCTCGTTTTTCGAGGACGGCGAGGAGTTTATCGTCTATCATCTACAAAAAGACAACATCTCGATCGTGGACGACGTGTGCGTGCTGGAGATCCTGGAGGACAGCGAGATCTACTCGATCGACGCGAGCGATATGGGCGAGCTGCTAAAAAACGAGAGATTTGCCAAAGCATACGCCGATACGCTCGTAAACATCTCCTTGCTGCAGCGCCAGATCATAAAATCGATACTCTTTGAAAGCGCAAAGGGGCGCATAGCAAACTTTCTCATCGAGCTCGCCGCCGAGCAAAATTTGACGCAAAACGGCTACCACTACGTCTTTTTAC of Campylobacter showae contains these proteins:
- a CDS encoding Crp/Fnr family transcriptional regulator → MKKSRLGLLETDILDVLDQNELAKFNREFLAKGATIYAESIKVVILKSGSGKLSFFEDGEEFIVYHLQKDNISIVDDVCVLEILEDSEIYSIDASDMGELLKNERFAKAYADTLVNISLLQRQIIKSILFESAKGRIANFLIELAAEQNLTQNGYHYVFLPFSLKVLSSFVGLKRQSASTAFNELIKDDIIRRITPHEFLIVDYEKLQSYTN
- a CDS encoding polyphenol oxidase family protein; translated protein: MKREILDVVFESERLKLGFTTRFGGVSEGAYEGLNLGDHVGDLPANVAKNREILAAALGITSRNLKFMRQIHSNRVEILRDLGDELPSCDGVITALRGVTLCILVADCSPVLIADERRGVVAVVHAGRAGVTGKICTNALSLMKSEFGCEASDLRVFVGANIKARNYEVGELDLGEFNRYKKDGKFDMETALRDEFAALGVGRAEFDPRCTFEMQELFSYRRDGVTGRFCGFAMNKILPK
- a CDS encoding riboflavin synthase, whose translation is MFNGLIREIAQVASYSQNTLRLKAAYRPNLGDSVAVNGACLSVTQLHADGFSVELSAETRAHIATENLRGRVHIEPAMRLADRVDGHLLQGHVDAIGEVARIERRENGVDFYINLPSGVMPLMANKGSIAVEGVSLTINEVLPAGVRLTIIPITFRESLFGEFEPGRRVNVESDLLARYVARQLEFGRGAKNDGKSEISWDESQHIASLY